The Meriones unguiculatus strain TT.TT164.6M chromosome 1, Bangor_MerUng_6.1, whole genome shotgun sequence genome has a segment encoding these proteins:
- the LOC110556643 gene encoding proto-oncogene FRAT1, translating into MPCRREEEEEAGDEAEGEEDDDSFLLLQQSVTVGGSADVDRLIAQIGETLQLDPAHDGRASPCAAPAPPPPRVPAAPPADQARAPARRLLRPAVPAEAGDPAPPGAVRCVLGERGRVRGRAAPYCVAELAAGPSTLCPLPPQPGLEGPSGTGKPSTPQPLAGPCRRGWFRSAAASRRLQQRRGSQPETRTSDDDPHLLLQQLVLSGNLIKEAVRRLHSRRLQLHAKLPSNAFLGPLSAPVHEPPSPRSPRAACSDPGACARGARLRTGDDLLVPGS; encoded by the coding sequence ATGCCGTGccggagggaggaggaggaggaagccggCGACGAGGCGGAGGGGGAGGAGGACGACGACAGCTTCCTCCTGCTGCAGCAGTCGGTGACCGTGGGCGGCTCGGCCGACGTGGACCGGCTCATCGCCCAGATCGGCGAGACGCTGCAGCTGGACCCGGCGCACGACGGCCGGGCCTCGCCGTGTGCCGCCCCGGCGCCCCCGCCCCCGCGGGTCCCGGCGGCGCCGCCCGCGGACCAGGCCCGGGCCCCGGCGAGGCGGCTGCTGCGTCCGGCGGTGCCTGCGGAGGCCGGGGACCCGGCGCCCCCGGGGGCCGTGCGCTGCGTGCTGGGGGAGCGCGGGCGCGTGCGGGGCCGGGCGGCGCCCTACTGCGTGGCGGAGCTCGCCGCGGGCCCCAGCACGCTGTGTCCTCTGCCCCCGCAGCCCGGCCTCGAGGGACCCTCAGGGACCGGTAAGCCAAGCACCCCGCAGCCTCTGGCCGGCCCGTGCCGGCGGGGTTGGTTCCGGAGCGCGGCCGCGTCCCGCCGCCTGCAGCAGCGACGCGGATCTCAGCCCGAGACCCGCACCAGCGACGACGACCCGCACCTGCTCCTGCAGCAGCTCGTGCTCTCGGGAAACCTCATCAAGGAGGCGGTGCGCAGGCTCCATTCGCGACGGCTACAGCTGCACGCAAAGCTTCCCTCGAACGCGTTCCTCGGGCCTCTGTCCGCTCCGGTGCACGAGCCGCCTTCGCCCCGGAGCCCTCGCGCGGCCTGCAGCGACCCTGGCGCTTGCGCGAGGGGGGCGCGGCTCAGAACTGGGGACGACCTGCTTGTCCCTGGCAGCTAA